The following are encoded together in the Penicillium digitatum chromosome 3, complete sequence genome:
- a CDS encoding Enoyl-CoA hydratase codes for MPPFAIQPPTPAHATLTYPAPHILLVTLNRPRDLNCINAQGHADLHAVWEWLDEEPSMRVGILTGKGRAFCAGADLKEWNNRTSTAATTSNSTTPMPNSGFGGLARRKGKKPVICAVNGLCLGGGAEMVINSDIVIASSRAVFGLPEVKRGVVALAGALPRLVRTVGKQRAMEMVLTGRMIGAAEAERWGLVNSVVGVGEGDAEEAIGRAVLGKALEVAGEITGNSPDSVLVSREGVKLGWEGIGADEATTMLNETWVKRLYEGENIKEGLKAFVEKRKPVWVDSKL; via the exons ATGCCACCTTTCGCAATCCAACCCCCAACCCCAGCCCACGCAACCCTCACCTATCCAGCACCCcacatcctcctcgtcacACTAAATCGACCCCGCGATCTAAACTGCATAAACGCCCAAGGCCACGCAGACCTCCACGCAGTCTGGGAATGGCTCGATGAAGAGCCGAGCATGCGGGTCGGCATTCTAACCGGAAAGGGACGGGCATTTTGCGCCGGCGCTGATCTTAAAG AATGGAACAATCGCACCTCGACAGCAGCGACAACCTCAAACTCGACAACCCCAATGCCAAACAGCGGATTCGGTGGACTTGCCCGACGAAAGGGCAAGAAACCCGTGATCTGTGCGGTGAATGGACTCTGTCTCGGCGGCGGCGCGGAGATGGTCATCAACAGCGATATTGTGATTGCGTCATCGCGAGCGGTATTCGGGTTGCCGGAGGTGAAGCGCGGGGTTGTTGCTCTTGCTGGAGCATTACCGCGACTTGTTCGGACTGTTGGCAAGCAACGGGCTATGGAGATGGTTCTTACGGGGCGGATGATTGGGGCCGCTGAAGCTGAGAGATGGGGACTTGTAAATTCTGTtgttggagttggagagGGGGATGCAGAGGAGGCAATAGGTCGGGCTGTCCTGGGGAAGGCTTTGGAGGTTGCTGGGGAGATTACGGGGAATAGTCCTGACTCGGTGCTTGTGAGTCGGGAAGGGGTGAAGTTGGGGTGGGAGGGGATTGGGGCGGATGAGGCTACGACAATGTTGAATGAGACTTGGGTAAAAAGGTTGTATGAGGGGGAAAATATCAAGGAAGGCCTCAAGGCTTTTGTGGAGAAGAGGAAGCCTGTTTGGGTTGATAGTAAATTGTGA